A genomic segment from Blastopirellula marina encodes:
- a CDS encoding HAD family hydrolase yields MTALSHLKGIIFDMDGTLVDSGLDFTAMRAEMGLRPGIPILEQLAELSQADRAAKEVILHRHELEGAKRASLIDGADRLLQALAREGRPMAIVTRNSTENTRRTLKFLNIGHYFDIVICRDDGPHKPDPWAILEICRRWQMTVDEVVMVGDYELDIQSALNAGCPSVLFTEGKNPATVEGNEHATHSATHFDELYHLLAPREDSI; encoded by the coding sequence ATGACTGCACTCTCCCACCTCAAAGGCATCATCTTCGATATGGACGGGACCCTGGTTGATTCGGGACTCGACTTTACCGCGATGCGGGCCGAGATGGGGCTGCGGCCGGGCATTCCTATCTTAGAGCAGTTAGCCGAACTCTCCCAAGCCGACCGCGCGGCCAAAGAAGTGATTCTTCATCGTCACGAACTCGAAGGGGCGAAGCGGGCCTCATTGATCGACGGTGCCGATCGGCTGCTACAAGCGTTGGCTAGGGAAGGCCGGCCAATGGCGATCGTCACGCGGAACAGCACCGAGAACACCCGGCGCACGCTGAAATTTTTGAACATCGGCCACTACTTCGACATCGTCATCTGCCGGGATGATGGGCCCCACAAGCCTGATCCGTGGGCGATTCTCGAGATTTGCCGCCGCTGGCAGATGACCGTCGACGAGGTCGTGATGGTGGGAGACTACGAGCTCGACATTCAGTCGGCCCTCAATGCCGGCTGCCCGAGCGTCCTTTTCACCGAAGGGAAGAATCCGGCAACCGTTGAGGGAAATGAGCACGCCACACATTCTGCGACCCATTTTGACGAGCTTTATCATCTGCTAGCTCCGCGCGAAGATTCGATCTAG
- a CDS encoding 2-hydroxyacid dehydrogenase, which yields MNEKGTLVEVAVFGTKSYDRQFLLAAADGTDIEWTFIEPRLTETTAPLASPFEAICCFVNDEISSAVLQKLSEGRTKLIAMRCAGYNNVDLPVAHELGIQVARVPAYSPYAVAEHAVGLILTLNRKYHKAYNRVREGDFSLSGLLGFDLHGKTVGVIGTGKIGQIFARIMHGFGCDLLAFDVHEAEDCRKWGVKYKPLDEVLAQSDIISLHCPLLPATRHLIGEAAIGKLKPGAMIINTSRGGLINTMAAINGLKSGQIGSLGIDVYEEEAELFFEDKSQSVIQDDVFARLVTFPNVLVTGHQGFFTQNALEAIAQVTVQNLNEFAAGEELTNEVKVS from the coding sequence ATGAATGAGAAAGGAACGCTTGTGGAAGTCGCCGTCTTTGGAACGAAATCATACGACCGTCAGTTTCTACTGGCCGCAGCCGACGGGACCGATATCGAGTGGACTTTCATCGAACCCCGGTTGACCGAGACCACGGCACCGCTGGCCTCCCCCTTCGAGGCCATTTGCTGCTTTGTCAACGACGAGATTTCCTCCGCCGTGCTGCAAAAGCTGTCCGAAGGGAGGACCAAGCTGATTGCCATGCGTTGTGCTGGGTACAACAACGTCGACCTGCCCGTAGCCCACGAACTGGGAATCCAGGTTGCCCGGGTGCCGGCTTACAGCCCCTATGCGGTGGCCGAGCATGCCGTCGGCTTAATCCTGACGCTCAACCGCAAATATCACAAGGCGTACAACCGCGTCCGTGAAGGGGATTTTTCGCTCTCTGGCCTCTTGGGCTTCGATTTGCATGGCAAAACGGTTGGCGTGATCGGTACCGGTAAGATCGGGCAGATCTTTGCCAGGATCATGCATGGGTTCGGGTGCGATCTGCTCGCCTTCGACGTGCACGAGGCCGAAGATTGCCGAAAATGGGGGGTGAAGTACAAGCCGCTCGATGAAGTTCTTGCGCAAAGCGACATTATCTCGCTGCACTGTCCTCTGCTGCCTGCGACCCGGCATTTGATCGGTGAAGCGGCGATCGGCAAGCTGAAACCAGGAGCCATGATCATCAACACCAGCCGCGGGGGCCTGATCAATACCATGGCCGCGATCAATGGTTTGAAATCAGGCCAAATCGGTTCGCTGGGGATCGACGTCTACGAGGAAGAAGCGGAACTGTTCTTCGAGGACAAGTCTCAGTCGGTCATTCAAGACGACGTATTTGCCCGGCTGGTGACCTTCCCGAATGTCCTCGTCACTGGGCATCAAGGCTTCTTCACGCAAAACGCATTAGAAGCCATCGCCCAGGTAACCGTTCAGAATCTGAACGAGTTCGCGGCTGGAGAAGAGCTGACGAATGAGGTCAAGGTTTCTTAA
- a CDS encoding EVE domain-containing protein, which produces MNYWLMKTEPESYSIDDLAKEKKKTTFWSGVRNYQARNFMRDDMKKGDLVLFYHSNANPPSIVGVAEVVKESYPDFTSWDKNDHHFDPKSTIENPRWFMVDIQLKKKFPEPLGRDQLTGVKALADMELMRKGSRLSVQPVKKKEFEAILKLASVTL; this is translated from the coding sequence ATGAATTACTGGTTGATGAAAACGGAGCCGGAATCGTACTCCATCGATGACCTGGCGAAAGAAAAGAAGAAGACGACTTTCTGGTCCGGCGTTCGCAATTACCAGGCTCGGAATTTCATGCGGGACGACATGAAAAAAGGAGACCTGGTTCTCTTCTACCACTCCAACGCCAACCCTCCATCGATCGTGGGTGTGGCCGAGGTCGTTAAGGAAAGCTATCCCGACTTCACCTCGTGGGACAAGAACGATCACCACTTCGACCCGAAAAGCACCATCGAGAACCCACGCTGGTTCATGGTCGATATCCAGCTGAAAAAGAAGTTCCCCGAACCACTCGGCCGCGACCAACTTACCGGCGTGAAGGCATTGGCTGATATGGAACTGATGCGAAAAGGCTCGCGTCTCTCAGTTCAGCCGGTGAAGAAGAAAGAGTTCGAGGCGATCCTGAAGTTGGCGAGCGTGACGCTCTAA
- a CDS encoding DUF1080 domain-containing protein — protein sequence MHRLSLCLALILSCASTALLCADEPNQLTADEKAQGFQLLFNGTGLEGWKHNGNWKANDGIIERTGKGGDIVYDVKPVPDDFELRFEWKVAPGSNSGVYYRPGQYEYQILDNQRHRDGKTPDTSAASLYYCIAPSHDATKEPGQWNTGRIVCQGTVIQHWLNGEKVVDIDYTNPDLAQQVEKLRVRGAKLDSRGAKLKLQDHGDPVWYRSVRLRQLDGEEELDKSPLKEKK from the coding sequence ATGCATCGACTCAGCTTGTGCCTCGCTCTGATCCTTTCGTGTGCCTCGACGGCCCTACTATGCGCCGACGAACCCAATCAACTGACGGCCGACGAGAAGGCCCAAGGCTTCCAGCTTCTCTTCAACGGTACTGGCCTCGAAGGCTGGAAGCATAACGGCAACTGGAAAGCCAACGACGGCATCATCGAGCGAACAGGCAAAGGGGGGGATATCGTCTATGATGTGAAGCCTGTCCCAGACGACTTCGAGCTACGCTTCGAGTGGAAAGTCGCCCCAGGCAGCAACAGTGGCGTTTACTATCGGCCTGGCCAGTACGAGTACCAGATTCTCGACAACCAGCGACATCGCGACGGCAAGACGCCTGACACGAGTGCCGCGTCCCTCTACTACTGCATCGCCCCTTCGCACGACGCAACCAAAGAGCCGGGGCAATGGAACACCGGCCGAATCGTTTGCCAGGGAACCGTCATCCAGCATTGGCTCAACGGCGAGAAGGTTGTCGACATCGACTACACCAATCCCGATCTTGCGCAGCAAGTAGAAAAGCTCAGAGTACGCGGTGCCAAGCTCGATTCCCGCGGAGCGAAGCTAAAACTGCAAGACCACGGCGACCCGGTCTGGTACCGTAGCGTACGGCTGCGTCAGTTAGACGGCGAGGAAGAACTCGACAAGTCGCCGCTGAAAGAAAAGAAGTAA